The Hippoglossus hippoglossus isolate fHipHip1 chromosome 2, fHipHip1.pri, whole genome shotgun sequence genome includes a region encoding these proteins:
- the LOC117775736 gene encoding ras-related protein Rab-9A-like, whose protein sequence is MTSKSTFLKVILLGDGGVGKSSLMNRYVTNKFDSHLFHTIGVEFLNKELEVDGHNITLQIWDTAGQERFRSLRTPFYRGSDCCLLTFSIDDRQSFCNLANWKKEFTYYADVKDPDNFPFVVLGNKLDVLERQVSGEDARRWCGENGGHPYFETSAKDATNVASAFEEAIRGILALDDRADDLIHTNTVDLQRKTRPNPSCC, encoded by the coding sequence ATGACGTCCAAGTCAACTTTCCTGAAGGTGATCCTTCTGGGTGACGGCGGCGTCGGAAAGTCGTCCCTCATGAACCGCTACGTCACCAACAAGTTCGACTCGCACCTCTTCCACACCATCGGCGTGGAGTTCCTCaacaaggagctggaggtggacgGGCACAACATCACGCTGCAGATCTGGGACACGGCGGGTCAGGAGCGCTTCCGCAGCCTCCGCACGCCTTTCTACCGCGGCTCCGACTGCTGCCTGCTCACCTTCAGCATCGACGACCGACAGAGCTTCTGCAACCTGGCCAACTGGAAGAAGGAGTTCACTTACTACGCTGATGTCAAGGACCCTGACAACTTCCCCTTCGTGGTTCTGGGCAACAAACTGGACGTGCTCGAGCGCCAGGTGTCAGGGGAGGACGCAAGGCGGTGGTGCGGCGAGAATGGCGGACACCCGTACTTTGAGACAAGCGCCAAGGATGCTACAAACGTGGCGTCGGCCTTCGAGGAGGCGATACGTGGTATTCTGGCGTTGGACGACAGAGCTGATGACCTCATCCACACCAACACGGTGGACTTACAGAGAAAGACTCGCCCGAaccccagctgctgctga
- the LOC117775622 gene encoding neuronal membrane glycoprotein M6-b-like yields MDGTKPAMESNAEETPEEGQESKGCFECCIKCLGGVPYASLVATILCFSGVALFCGCGHVALTGTLTMLENNFSTVTTDHATLTLVIQIFQYIIYGVASFFFVYAILLLAEGFYTTSAIKKELQSDFKTTACGRCITAFFMFLTYILFLAFLAIFGFTAIPVFLFFNMWSTCAAMRSPDANITVPDSICVDVRQYGIIPWNATPGKACGATLGEICNTSEFYLSYHLYIVALAGAGATVIALIHYLMILAANWAYLKSAVSTHEYQDIKTKDDQDLEAEARSKEGQNSSSYS; encoded by the exons gATGCTTCGAGTGCTGCATCAAGTGTCTTGGCGGGGTGCCCTACGCCTCCCTCGTGGCCACCATCCTGTGCTTCTCAGGCGTGGCCCTGTTCTGCGGCTGCGGCCACGTGGCGCTGACCGGCACCCTGACCATGCTGGAGAACAACTTCTCCACGGTGACCACCGACCACGCCACCCTCACCCTGGT GATCCAAATCTTTCAGTACATCATCTACGGCGTCGCCTCCTTCTTCTTCGTCTACGCCATCCTCCTGCTGGCCGAGGGGTTTTACACCACCAGCGCCATCAAGAAGGAGCTGCAGAGCGACTTCAAGACCACCGCCTGCGGACGCTGTATCACCGCCTTC TTCATGTTCCTGACCTACATCCTCTTTCTGGCCTTCCTCGCCATCTTCGGCTTCACGGCGATCcccgtcttcctcttcttcaacATGTGGAGCACCTGCGCCGCCATGAGGTCTCCTGACGCCAACATCACCGTGCCCGACTCCATCTGTGTGGACGTCAGGCAGTATG GTATTATTCCCTGGAACGCCACTCCGGGAAAAGCTTGTGGAGCCACGCTCGGAGAAATCTGTAACACGAGTGAG TTCTACCTGTCTTACCACCTCTACATCGTCGCTCTAGCCGGCGCCGGAGCCACCGTCATCGCACTG atccaCTACCTGATGATCTTGGCGGCCAACTGGGCCTATCTGAAGAGCGCTGTGTCCACGCACGAGTACCAGGACATCAAGACCAAGGACGACCAGGACCTGGAGGCCGAGGCGCGCTCCAAGGAGGGCCAGAACTCCTCCTCCTACTCATAA